The following are from one region of the Corylus avellana chromosome ca1, CavTom2PMs-1.0 genome:
- the LOC132178029 gene encoding vacuolar protein sorting-associated protein 52 A-like isoform X1, with translation MGQSYGETNDAQKNVFDLGAFVGDLTVEEDASSGDMSLEGLQQELEECKNDDVVANILSKGTTLREYTKGVENNLRQVELDSIQDYIKESDNLVSLHDQIRECDSILSQMETLLSGFQSEIGSISSDIKILQEKSMDMGLKLKNRKVAESSLAKFVEDIIVPPRMVDIIVDGEVNDEYMRTLEILSKKLKFVDVDPMVKASKALKDVQPELEKLRQKSVSKVFDFIVQKLYALRKPKTNIQILQQNVLLKYKYVVSFLKEHGNGVYTEVRGAYMDTMNKVLSAHFRAYILALEKLQLDIATSSDLIGVETRSSGLFLRGREPLKNRSAVFALGERIKILKEIDEPALIPHIAEASSSKYPYEVLFRSLHKLLMDTATSEYNFCDDFFGEESIFYEIFAGPFAVIDEHFNSILPNCYDAIGLMLMIGIIRQHQLIMSRRRIPCLDLYLDKVNISLWPRFKMVFDMHLSSLRNANVRTLWEDDVHPHYVMRRYAEFTASLIRLNVEYGDGQLELNLERLRMAVDDLLMKLAKMFPKTKLQIVFLINNYDMTISVLKEAAPEGGKIQMHFEELLKSNTTLFVEELLLEHFSDIIKFVKTRASEDPSSSSEKAITVAEVEPLVKDFASRWKAAIELMHKDVITSFSSLLCGMEILRAALTQLLLYYTRLSDCIKRIVGGSALNKDLVSISSIMYEIRKYSRTF, from the exons atg GGGCAGTCTTATGGTGAGACAAATGATGCTCAGAAAAATGTATTTGATTTAGGAGCATTTGTTGGGGACTTGACTGTCGAGGAGGATGCAAGCAG TGGTGATATGTCATTGGAAGGCCTGCAGCAAGAACTGGAAGAATGTAAAAATGATGAT GTAGTTGCAAACATACTGTCGAAAGGGACAACATTAAGGGAGTATACGAAGGGGGTTGAGAACAATTTACGGCAAGTTGAATTGGACTCGATTCAG GATTACATAAAAGAAAGTGATAATTTAGTGTCTCTTCATGATCAAATTCGTGAATGTGACAGTATTTTGTCACAGATGGAAACTCTCCTCAGCGGATTTCAA TCTGAAATTGGTTCCATAAGTTCAGACATAAAAATCCTCCAGGAGAAGTCTATGGATATGGGTCTGAAACTTAAGAATCGCAAG GTGGCAGAAtcaagtttggcaaaatttgtTGAAGACATTATAGTCCCTCCAAGGATGGTTGACATAATTGTTGATGGAGAG GTCAATGATGAATATATGAGAACCCTTGAGATTCTAAGTAAGAAGCTGAAGTTTGTAGATGTTGATCCTATGGTCAAAGCTTCAAAAGCTCTAAAAGATGTTCAACCTGAGCTAGAAAAACTACGGCAGAAATCAGTTTCAAAG GTGTTTGATTTCATAGTTCAAAAGCTTTATGCGCTGagaaaacccaaaacaaatattCAGATTCTTCAACAAAATGTtcttttaaagtacaa GTATGTAGTTTCCTTCCTCAAAGAACATGGCAATGGAGTATATACTGAGGTCCGTGGAGCATATATGGACACAATGAACAAG GTCTTAAGTGCACATTTCCGTGCTTATATTCTGGCTCTGGAGAAACTACAGTTGGATATAGCTACATCTAGCGATTTGATTGGTGTGGAGACACGAAGCAGTGGTCTCTTTTTAAGAGGAAGGGAACCGCTAAAGAACCGGTCTGCTGTTTTTGCACTGGGGGAGAggataaaaattttgaag GAAATTGATGAACCTGCTTTAATACCGCATATAGCTGAAGCCAGCTCCAGCAAGTATCCTTACGAGGTCCTCTTCAGGAGTTTGCACAAGCTGCTTATGGACACTGCTACTTCTGA GTATAATTTCTGTGATGATTTCTTTGGTGAGGAGTccatattttatgaaatttttgcaG GTCCATTTGCTGTCATTGATGAACACTTCAATTCAATACTTCCAAATTGTTATGATGCTATTGGCCTAATGCTCATGATTGGGATAATACGTCAGCACCAG CTCATAATGTCTCGGCGGCGAATTCCATGCTTGGATTTATATTTGGACAAG GTCAATATTTCCCTATGGCCTCGTTTCAAGATGGTATTTGATATGCATCTCAGCAGCCTGCGCAATGCAAACGTAAGGACATTATGGGAAGACGATGTTCATCCTCACTACGTAATGAGGCGGTATGCTGAATTCACAGCTTCACTAATCCGCCTTAATGTTGAATATGGAGATGGGCAG CTTGAGTTGAATTTGGAACGACTGAGAATGGCTGTTGATGACTTGCTTATGAAGCTTGCAAAAATGTTTCCAAAAACGAAACTACAAATTGTGTTTCTGATAAACAACTACGATATGACAATTTCTGTTCTAAAG GAAGCTGCTCCAGAAGGTGGGAAAATTCAAATGCACTTTGAGGAACTGCTGAAGAGCAACACAACATTATTTGTG GAAGAACTGCTACTAGAGCATTTCAGTGATATAATAAAGTTTGTAAAGACCCGAGCGT CGGAGGACCCTAGTTCTAGTTCTGAGAAGGCCATAACTGTCGCTGAAGTGGAGCCACTTGTGAAGGACTTTGCGAGCAGATGGAAAGCCGCAATAGAACTGATGCACAAAGATGTCATAACTTCTTTCAGCAGCTTGCTTTGTGGCATGGAAATTTTGAGGGCTGCGTTGACTCAGCTGTTGCTATATTATACCAGGCTCTCGGATTGCATAAAGAGGATTGTCGGTGGATCTGCACTGAACAAGGATCTGGTGTCCATATCTTCAATCATGTATGAAATTAGGAAATACTCGAGGACCTTCTAA
- the LOC132178029 gene encoding vacuolar protein sorting-associated protein 52 A-like isoform X2 has product MQADCFHSVVMKRHLVDMLYSGDMSLEGLQQELEECKNDDVVANILSKGTTLREYTKGVENNLRQVELDSIQDYIKESDNLVSLHDQIRECDSILSQMETLLSGFQSEIGSISSDIKILQEKSMDMGLKLKNRKVAESSLAKFVEDIIVPPRMVDIIVDGEVNDEYMRTLEILSKKLKFVDVDPMVKASKALKDVQPELEKLRQKSVSKVFDFIVQKLYALRKPKTNIQILQQNVLLKYKYVVSFLKEHGNGVYTEVRGAYMDTMNKVLSAHFRAYILALEKLQLDIATSSDLIGVETRSSGLFLRGREPLKNRSAVFALGERIKILKEIDEPALIPHIAEASSSKYPYEVLFRSLHKLLMDTATSEYNFCDDFFGEESIFYEIFAGPFAVIDEHFNSILPNCYDAIGLMLMIGIIRQHQLIMSRRRIPCLDLYLDKVNISLWPRFKMVFDMHLSSLRNANVRTLWEDDVHPHYVMRRYAEFTASLIRLNVEYGDGQLELNLERLRMAVDDLLMKLAKMFPKTKLQIVFLINNYDMTISVLKEAAPEGGKIQMHFEELLKSNTTLFVEELLLEHFSDIIKFVKTRASEDPSSSSEKAITVAEVEPLVKDFASRWKAAIELMHKDVITSFSSLLCGMEILRAALTQLLLYYTRLSDCIKRIVGGSALNKDLVSISSIMYEIRKYSRTF; this is encoded by the exons ATGCAAGCAG aTTGTTTTCATTCCGTTGTTATGAAGAGACATTTGGTTGATATGTTGTACAGTGGTGATATGTCATTGGAAGGCCTGCAGCAAGAACTGGAAGAATGTAAAAATGATGAT GTAGTTGCAAACATACTGTCGAAAGGGACAACATTAAGGGAGTATACGAAGGGGGTTGAGAACAATTTACGGCAAGTTGAATTGGACTCGATTCAG GATTACATAAAAGAAAGTGATAATTTAGTGTCTCTTCATGATCAAATTCGTGAATGTGACAGTATTTTGTCACAGATGGAAACTCTCCTCAGCGGATTTCAA TCTGAAATTGGTTCCATAAGTTCAGACATAAAAATCCTCCAGGAGAAGTCTATGGATATGGGTCTGAAACTTAAGAATCGCAAG GTGGCAGAAtcaagtttggcaaaatttgtTGAAGACATTATAGTCCCTCCAAGGATGGTTGACATAATTGTTGATGGAGAG GTCAATGATGAATATATGAGAACCCTTGAGATTCTAAGTAAGAAGCTGAAGTTTGTAGATGTTGATCCTATGGTCAAAGCTTCAAAAGCTCTAAAAGATGTTCAACCTGAGCTAGAAAAACTACGGCAGAAATCAGTTTCAAAG GTGTTTGATTTCATAGTTCAAAAGCTTTATGCGCTGagaaaacccaaaacaaatattCAGATTCTTCAACAAAATGTtcttttaaagtacaa GTATGTAGTTTCCTTCCTCAAAGAACATGGCAATGGAGTATATACTGAGGTCCGTGGAGCATATATGGACACAATGAACAAG GTCTTAAGTGCACATTTCCGTGCTTATATTCTGGCTCTGGAGAAACTACAGTTGGATATAGCTACATCTAGCGATTTGATTGGTGTGGAGACACGAAGCAGTGGTCTCTTTTTAAGAGGAAGGGAACCGCTAAAGAACCGGTCTGCTGTTTTTGCACTGGGGGAGAggataaaaattttgaag GAAATTGATGAACCTGCTTTAATACCGCATATAGCTGAAGCCAGCTCCAGCAAGTATCCTTACGAGGTCCTCTTCAGGAGTTTGCACAAGCTGCTTATGGACACTGCTACTTCTGA GTATAATTTCTGTGATGATTTCTTTGGTGAGGAGTccatattttatgaaatttttgcaG GTCCATTTGCTGTCATTGATGAACACTTCAATTCAATACTTCCAAATTGTTATGATGCTATTGGCCTAATGCTCATGATTGGGATAATACGTCAGCACCAG CTCATAATGTCTCGGCGGCGAATTCCATGCTTGGATTTATATTTGGACAAG GTCAATATTTCCCTATGGCCTCGTTTCAAGATGGTATTTGATATGCATCTCAGCAGCCTGCGCAATGCAAACGTAAGGACATTATGGGAAGACGATGTTCATCCTCACTACGTAATGAGGCGGTATGCTGAATTCACAGCTTCACTAATCCGCCTTAATGTTGAATATGGAGATGGGCAG CTTGAGTTGAATTTGGAACGACTGAGAATGGCTGTTGATGACTTGCTTATGAAGCTTGCAAAAATGTTTCCAAAAACGAAACTACAAATTGTGTTTCTGATAAACAACTACGATATGACAATTTCTGTTCTAAAG GAAGCTGCTCCAGAAGGTGGGAAAATTCAAATGCACTTTGAGGAACTGCTGAAGAGCAACACAACATTATTTGTG GAAGAACTGCTACTAGAGCATTTCAGTGATATAATAAAGTTTGTAAAGACCCGAGCGT CGGAGGACCCTAGTTCTAGTTCTGAGAAGGCCATAACTGTCGCTGAAGTGGAGCCACTTGTGAAGGACTTTGCGAGCAGATGGAAAGCCGCAATAGAACTGATGCACAAAGATGTCATAACTTCTTTCAGCAGCTTGCTTTGTGGCATGGAAATTTTGAGGGCTGCGTTGACTCAGCTGTTGCTATATTATACCAGGCTCTCGGATTGCATAAAGAGGATTGTCGGTGGATCTGCACTGAACAAGGATCTGGTGTCCATATCTTCAATCATGTATGAAATTAGGAAATACTCGAGGACCTTCTAA